One Paenibacillus sp. FSL H7-0737 DNA segment encodes these proteins:
- a CDS encoding FAD-dependent oxidoreductase, whose amino-acid sequence MSGSIQKGSLNLVADVLVIGGGPAGTWAALTASAKGAKVVLADKGYCGSSGATAPSGTGVWYVKPDEKLREEAKASRYTLGGQLAESRWMDRVLDRTYANMNKLGVSGYPFPVDEQGNQYRKSLQGPEYMKLMRKLVKKAGVKILDHSPAMELLADEHGVAGAAGVHTQSGDTWTVQAGAVVIATGGCAFLSKALGCNVLTGDGYLFAAEAGANLSGMEFSNAYAICPTFSSVTKTAYYNYASFYYEDGSIVEGAGSKKGRSVIARNLLAGNQVYAKLDGAPEDLRPLLRVAQTNFFLPFDRQGIDPFKDAFPVTLRLEGTVRGTGGIHITDESCGTGVPGLYAAGDAATRELICGGFTGGGSHNAAWAMSSGSFAGEGAAVYAQSLGSNAAYRNPVGLSSSPLVHQEVKPGVSAHTSEVVSAVQAEVKPYDINLFRTDKGLTSSLGRLDELWKDQRSREIQRTPEGVKAREAEAMTATARWMYNSALARTETRGMHKREDFKGTDQEQHHRLISGGLDQVWVKTEAVAKEGVLS is encoded by the coding sequence ATGAGTGGATCGATACAAAAAGGGTCGTTGAATTTGGTGGCGGATGTGCTTGTTATAGGCGGAGGCCCTGCAGGAACATGGGCAGCCCTTACGGCCTCAGCGAAGGGGGCGAAAGTTGTCCTTGCAGATAAAGGCTACTGCGGTTCGAGCGGTGCAACGGCCCCCTCAGGAACAGGAGTCTGGTATGTGAAGCCGGATGAGAAGCTCCGGGAGGAGGCCAAAGCAAGTCGTTATACATTGGGCGGTCAGTTGGCTGAATCCCGCTGGATGGACCGAGTGCTAGACCGTACCTATGCCAATATGAACAAACTTGGCGTTTCAGGATATCCATTCCCTGTAGATGAGCAGGGTAACCAGTATCGTAAGAGTCTTCAGGGACCGGAATATATGAAATTAATGCGTAAGCTTGTGAAAAAAGCGGGCGTTAAAATTCTAGATCATAGTCCAGCCATGGAGCTCCTAGCGGATGAGCATGGCGTAGCTGGAGCGGCTGGAGTCCATACGCAGAGTGGTGACACCTGGACTGTTCAGGCAGGAGCGGTTGTCATTGCAACTGGTGGGTGTGCTTTTCTAAGTAAGGCTCTCGGCTGTAACGTGTTGACCGGAGATGGCTATCTATTTGCAGCTGAAGCTGGGGCGAACTTGTCCGGCATGGAATTCTCCAATGCCTATGCTATCTGCCCTACGTTCTCCTCTGTAACCAAGACAGCATATTACAACTATGCCAGCTTTTATTATGAGGATGGAAGCATTGTGGAAGGGGCGGGTTCCAAGAAAGGGCGTTCAGTTATCGCTCGGAATCTGCTAGCAGGCAATCAGGTGTATGCCAAGCTGGATGGAGCGCCCGAGGATTTAAGACCGCTGCTGCGGGTGGCGCAGACGAATTTTTTCTTGCCCTTTGATCGACAAGGGATCGATCCTTTCAAGGATGCTTTTCCGGTTACGCTTCGTCTCGAAGGAACGGTTCGTGGGACGGGTGGTATTCATATCACGGACGAAAGCTGTGGCACAGGTGTTCCCGGACTTTATGCGGCAGGAGATGCAGCTACCCGTGAGCTAATTTGCGGGGGATTTACTGGTGGTGGCAGCCATAATGCGGCTTGGGCTATGTCATCCGGCAGTTTTGCAGGAGAAGGTGCAGCTGTCTATGCGCAGAGCCTTGGCTCGAATGCAGCGTACCGTAATCCAGTCGGCTTATCATCTTCTCCACTGGTTCATCAAGAAGTGAAGCCTGGAGTATCAGCTCATACGTCAGAGGTTGTGTCTGCTGTGCAGGCTGAAGTGAAGCCGTATGACATTAATTTATTCCGTACGGATAAAGGGCTGACCTCTTCATTAGGTCGTCTGGATGAATTGTGGAAAGATCAGCGTAGCCGTGAAATTCAGCGAACACCTGAAGGGGTTAAAGCGCGTGAAGCTGAAGCCATGACTGCAACCGCCCGCTGGATGTACAATTCCGCGCTTGCCCGTACGGAGACGAGGGGCATGCATAAGCGTGAAGATTTTAAGGGAACGGATCAAGAACAGCATCATCGCTTGATTAGCGGTGGATTGGATCAGGTATGGGTGAAGACAGAAGCCGTGGCCAAGGAGGGTGTTCTATCATGA
- a CDS encoding ABC transporter permease — protein MSDGAEAILNNTTRARESLDSSDIAPLSTKTLEKSAVPIAWKSLLSDWGTGAIIPVVTIVLWQLAGSTGLISAQFLPTPLSIARAFTGLLVTGELTHHLGVSMGRAGVGFLIGGVLGLLFGVLTGLFRSVEYVLDPSVQVLRLVPHLAIAPLIILWFGFGEMSKVVIILTGSFFPLYINTFMGIRNVDNKLFEVSRVLGFSPYQRLRRLILPAALPGILLGLRLSLAVAWIGLVVAELIGSQSGIGFLINEAKQNSNTEVVFVGIIIFAIVGKLIDSLFRIIERKCLFWRDSYEG, from the coding sequence ATGAGCGATGGAGCAGAAGCTATTTTGAATAACACTACAAGAGCAAGAGAATCGCTAGATAGCAGTGATATTGCCCCTTTATCGACTAAGACATTGGAGAAATCGGCGGTACCTATAGCATGGAAATCTCTACTGTCAGATTGGGGAACGGGCGCTATCATTCCGGTGGTGACAATAGTACTTTGGCAGCTGGCAGGAAGCACCGGACTGATCTCCGCGCAGTTTCTGCCGACTCCATTGTCGATCGCCAGAGCTTTTACAGGCCTATTGGTGACTGGAGAGTTAACTCATCACCTAGGTGTCAGTATGGGGAGGGCGGGAGTTGGATTTCTTATCGGAGGCGTTCTAGGCCTTTTATTCGGAGTACTGACTGGCTTGTTTCGCAGTGTGGAATATGTGCTCGATCCTAGTGTACAGGTTCTTAGGCTTGTTCCTCATCTAGCTATAGCACCGCTAATTATTTTGTGGTTCGGCTTTGGGGAGATGTCCAAAGTAGTGATCATTCTGACAGGGTCATTCTTTCCGCTCTATATTAATACGTTTATGGGCATCCGCAATGTGGACAATAAGCTGTTTGAGGTGTCCCGGGTGTTAGGATTTAGCCCTTATCAGAGGCTGCGCAGGCTGATATTACCGGCAGCACTACCCGGGATTTTGTTAGGATTGCGGCTGTCATTGGCTGTAGCATGGATCGGTCTTGTTGTAGCTGAACTCATTGGATCACAATCCGGCATTGGATTCCTGATCAATGAGGCGAAGCAGAACTCTAATACAGAGGTTGTGTTTGTAGGCATTATTATCTTTGCTATTGTCGGCAAGCTAATCGATTCTTTGTTCCGAATCATTGAACGCAAGTGCCTGTTCTGGCGCGATAGTTACGAAGGGTAA
- a CDS encoding ABC transporter permease, whose translation MTNRAIAVRTSGRPGKVTTFGLGLLLPGTVLILWQTLGHYGMISEMLFPTPYTIAESFVNLAASGDLWPNFRISLVRALSGFLLGGGLGLLLGILVGLFRRSEKLLDPSLQMIRMIPSLAVVPLFILWFGIGEESKVLLIAKGAFFPLYINTFMGIRGVDNKLFEVSRVLGFSRLKQVVRLVLPAALPNIILGVRLSLGLSWLGLVVAELIASTSGIGYMMSDARQFADTPVVFVGIIIFAIAGLVSDSIVRYIERRLLRWQDSYRG comes from the coding sequence ATGACAAACCGGGCTATAGCCGTAAGAACTTCCGGACGCCCCGGAAAGGTAACAACATTTGGACTGGGCCTTCTGCTGCCGGGCACTGTGCTAATTCTGTGGCAGACCCTTGGACACTATGGAATGATCTCAGAGATGCTGTTCCCGACGCCGTATACCATTGCAGAATCATTTGTAAATTTGGCTGCTTCAGGGGATTTATGGCCGAACTTTAGGATCAGCTTGGTCAGAGCTCTTTCCGGATTCCTGCTCGGTGGTGGACTTGGTCTGCTATTAGGCATTCTCGTAGGTCTGTTCCGCAGATCAGAGAAATTGCTAGATCCATCCCTGCAAATGATTCGCATGATACCAAGCTTGGCGGTAGTGCCGCTATTCATTTTATGGTTCGGGATCGGTGAGGAGTCTAAAGTGCTGTTGATTGCTAAAGGAGCATTTTTTCCGCTTTATATTAATACGTTCATGGGTATTCGCGGCGTGGATAACAAGCTGTTCGAAGTATCTCGAGTGCTTGGATTCAGCCGGTTAAAGCAGGTTGTAAGACTAGTACTTCCAGCCGCATTGCCGAATATTATTCTCGGAGTGCGCCTTTCCTTGGGGCTCTCTTGGTTAGGACTGGTAGTCGCAGAGCTGATTGCTTCCACTTCAGGCATTGGGTATATGATGTCGGACGCGCGTCAATTCGCGGATACACCTGTGGTGTTCGTGGGAATTATTATTTTTGCCATTGCAGGACTGGTGAGTGATTCTATTGTTCGCTACATTGAACGTCGGCTGCTGAGATGGCAGGACAGCTATCGCGGATAA
- a CDS encoding ABC transporter ATP-binding protein, producing the protein MGEALLSISNLNKRFETTGGHVQALYNVDLHVQEGEFITVIGPSGCGKSTLLRIVAGLDSGYTGSVTLGGTEIGGPGIDKGFIFQEHRLFPWLTVEKNIASDLPLGNKEIRRKVDELIDLVKLNGFEKSYPRELSGGMAQRVAIARALLRNPKILLLDEPFGALDAFTRAHMQTVLLDIWRANKTTMIFVTHDIDEAVFLGNRVVILEPRPGKIRKIVPVDLPYPRKKTTSSFQELRLKVLNYFEKVDELELIDGAGI; encoded by the coding sequence ATGGGAGAAGCGTTGCTGTCGATTTCAAACCTAAATAAACGTTTTGAGACTACCGGAGGGCATGTTCAGGCACTGTATAATGTTGATCTCCATGTGCAAGAGGGTGAATTCATTACGGTCATCGGGCCCAGTGGCTGTGGCAAAAGCACGCTGCTGCGCATCGTGGCCGGTTTGGACAGTGGATATACGGGGAGTGTTACCTTAGGAGGGACGGAGATTGGGGGTCCCGGAATCGATAAGGGATTTATTTTTCAAGAGCATCGTCTCTTTCCTTGGCTCACCGTAGAGAAGAATATTGCTTCTGATTTGCCGCTAGGCAACAAAGAAATTAGACGCAAGGTCGATGAGTTAATTGATCTCGTCAAGTTAAATGGGTTTGAGAAATCCTATCCCCGGGAGTTATCGGGAGGGATGGCCCAGAGGGTGGCGATAGCCCGTGCGCTACTGCGAAATCCCAAAATCCTGCTGCTGGATGAACCGTTTGGTGCACTGGATGCGTTCACTAGAGCGCATATGCAGACGGTGTTACTGGACATTTGGCGGGCCAACAAAACAACCATGATTTTTGTAACGCATGATATTGATGAGGCTGTATTTCTAGGTAATCGGGTAGTGATTTTAGAACCTCGCCCCGGGAAAATACGTAAGATTGTCCCGGTTGATTTGCCGTATCCACGTAAAAAAACAACGTCTTCCTTTCAAGAGCTACGCCTGAAGGTGCTGAATTATTTTGAAAAAGTCGATGAGCTTGAGCTTATTGACGGGGCAGGAATATAA
- a CDS encoding SLC13 family permease — protein MEQQAIWAIGIFLLIYGLIISEKIHRTILAMLGAIVMVAMGIVDQETALHHIDFNTIGLLVGMMMIVGITAETGLFKYAAVKSAKLAKGKPRRILIALFVVTAVASAFLDNVTTVLLMVPVTFSITRQLRINPLPFLMSQIIASNVGGTATLIGDPPNIMIGSAVKELTFMSFISNLTPVIIIIMLAYIPLLLLMFSKQIKSTPELQQSIMNMDEKAMITDHKLLRKCLTVLGFTIIGFFLHQALHLESATVALAGAFLLLLLTGGEHMLEKAFHSVEWITIFFFIGLFVLVSGLVETGVIAELAAKAIDLTGGDVLMSSMMILWVSAIASAFLDNIPFVATMIPLIQEMGQMGITNLEPLWWSLALGACLGGNGTLIGASANLIVAGLAGKEGYPITFMKYLKVGFPLMLLSIVISSIYLYLRYLM, from the coding sequence ATGGAACAGCAAGCGATTTGGGCAATAGGTATTTTTCTACTGATTTATGGACTGATTATTTCTGAGAAAATTCACCGTACGATCTTAGCGATGTTAGGCGCTATTGTTATGGTAGCGATGGGCATTGTGGATCAGGAGACGGCACTACATCACATTGATTTTAATACCATCGGATTACTTGTAGGCATGATGATGATTGTAGGGATTACTGCAGAGACAGGACTTTTTAAATATGCGGCAGTGAAATCAGCAAAGCTGGCGAAAGGTAAGCCGAGAAGAATCCTGATTGCTTTGTTTGTTGTTACTGCTGTGGCATCTGCTTTCTTGGATAATGTTACAACAGTGCTACTTATGGTGCCTGTTACCTTCAGTATTACAAGGCAACTGCGTATAAATCCGCTGCCTTTTTTGATGTCACAAATTATTGCATCGAATGTCGGTGGGACGGCAACATTGATCGGAGATCCACCGAATATTATGATCGGCAGTGCTGTGAAAGAGCTGACGTTTATGTCCTTTATCAGCAATCTAACACCTGTGATTATCATCATTATGTTAGCGTATATCCCGCTTTTACTACTGATGTTTAGTAAGCAAATTAAATCCACTCCGGAATTGCAGCAAAGTATCATGAACATGGACGAGAAGGCAATGATTACGGATCATAAGCTGCTGCGAAAATGCCTTACCGTACTTGGATTTACGATTATAGGCTTCTTTTTACATCAGGCGCTACATTTGGAGTCCGCTACGGTTGCCTTAGCGGGGGCTTTTTTACTGCTCTTATTAACTGGAGGGGAACACATGCTGGAAAAAGCTTTTCACAGCGTGGAATGGATTACGATCTTCTTTTTTATCGGACTGTTTGTTTTGGTATCAGGACTCGTCGAGACAGGTGTCATCGCGGAGCTGGCTGCCAAAGCGATTGATTTAACGGGTGGGGATGTGCTCATGAGCTCGATGATGATCTTATGGGTCAGTGCAATTGCTTCTGCGTTTCTTGATAATATTCCTTTTGTAGCAACGATGATTCCTTTGATACAGGAGATGGGGCAGATGGGGATTACCAATCTGGAGCCCCTCTGGTGGAGTCTAGCCTTGGGTGCCTGCTTGGGTGGCAATGGTACATTGATCGGTGCCAGTGCTAATCTGATTGTTGCTGGTCTAGCTGGAAAAGAGGGCTATCCGATTACATTTATGAAGTATTTGAAGGTGGGTTTCCCTTTAATGCTGCTGTCCATTGTGATCTCAAGCATATATTTATATTTAAGATATTTGATGTAA
- a CDS encoding outer membrane protein assembly factor BamB family protein, with protein sequence MRGTLLKSYLRTVIIGLGVLLMVNPVQAAAVDSHTSFIGSNLDDYYVNLSAAKVEWSTTMDLPTLGDIATDYIMGKGVVAVGAGKAFILQKGQLLAINAQTGKVMWKYGSKLKTPLLYQDGVAYVTSEAGTIYAVNVATGKNKWSSSANSKGISQLVIDKDQLFAANGDIQAYNLKDGKLQWRDNFGEKLYEPFMVEGNLILAQNSESGAYTYDILHAFDRTTGKELWNNKDHYFPITEINGTLITQRKATLFDALPLTTLDSLDVKTGKVVKTVVYNPANIDPNDPEAPKGGIAWSDGDRIFITGQKGVYSYPVNADPATVTRDNYSYESIGAKLSYAAGPYDGRILFSNEQSIYGVKMANKSAVQYSGISNPIARFDLLGHGMYVAQTDGKLIAIDLISAKPVVQLKTSGRVFGPTLLESGMIIVQSKGILTAFKEPQVLKMK encoded by the coding sequence GTGAGAGGAACATTATTGAAGTCATATCTTCGTACTGTGATTATTGGTTTAGGGGTATTGCTTATGGTAAACCCGGTACAAGCTGCTGCGGTTGATTCGCACACTTCCTTTATAGGCTCGAATTTAGATGATTATTATGTAAATTTGTCTGCTGCGAAGGTTGAGTGGTCCACTACGATGGATTTGCCAACGCTAGGAGATATAGCGACGGACTACATTATGGGCAAGGGCGTAGTTGCAGTCGGTGCGGGCAAAGCTTTTATCCTACAAAAGGGTCAGCTTTTAGCCATTAACGCTCAGACGGGAAAAGTAATGTGGAAATATGGCTCCAAATTAAAGACACCGTTACTTTACCAAGATGGAGTGGCCTATGTGACTTCAGAAGCAGGCACAATCTATGCAGTTAACGTGGCTACCGGAAAAAATAAATGGAGTTCATCGGCAAACAGCAAAGGCATCAGCCAATTAGTTATTGATAAAGATCAGCTTTTTGCTGCCAATGGTGATATTCAAGCCTACAATCTGAAGGATGGGAAACTGCAGTGGCGTGATAATTTCGGTGAAAAGCTGTATGAACCGTTCATGGTTGAGGGAAACCTGATATTAGCTCAAAACTCAGAATCCGGAGCGTATACGTATGACATTCTACATGCCTTTGATCGAACAACGGGTAAGGAGCTTTGGAATAACAAGGATCATTATTTTCCGATTACTGAGATTAATGGAACGCTTATAACACAACGTAAGGCTACCTTATTCGACGCTCTTCCTCTTACTACACTCGACAGTTTGGATGTTAAGACAGGTAAAGTAGTGAAGACGGTAGTTTATAACCCTGCTAATATTGACCCAAATGATCCCGAAGCACCAAAGGGGGGCATTGCTTGGAGTGACGGTGACAGAATTTTTATAACAGGACAAAAAGGTGTCTACAGCTATCCAGTCAATGCTGATCCTGCTACCGTAACACGCGATAATTATTCTTACGAATCCATCGGAGCTAAGTTATCCTACGCCGCTGGTCCTTATGATGGAAGAATTCTTTTTAGTAACGAACAGAGCATTTATGGTGTTAAAATGGCGAATAAATCAGCGGTTCAGTACAGTGGAATCAGCAATCCGATTGCCCGCTTCGATCTGCTCGGACATGGCATGTATGTAGCCCAGACTGACGGCAAATTAATCGCGATAGATTTGATTTCCGCAAAACCGGTTGTGCAGCTCAAAACATCAGGTAGAGTGTTCGGCCCAACCTTGCTGGAAAGCGGTATGATTATTGTGCAGAGCAAAGGTATTTTGACCGCTTTTAAGGAGCCTCAGGTTTTGAAAATGAAATAA
- a CDS encoding LLM class flavin-dependent oxidoreductase, giving the protein MSNEVTTAPASDFEFGIYTLGDIVADCHTGNKISPKQRLDEVVAAAKLADEAGLDVFGVGEHHRLDFAISSVPVVLAAISQVTRRIKLTSATTVLSTIDPVRVFEDFATLDLLSDGRAEIIAGRGAFVESFPLFGYELEDYHRLFAENINLLLELNKHEIMNWEGSFRSSLKDSEIAPRPLQQSLPVWIGVGGSPESAEKAGVLGTGMAIAILSGSPEPFQELAATYRRAGIQAGHAPESLKIAITSHGYIAETSQQALDEYYPYYYSYRNSISPKPGQEYNVSRDDFGQYVSADNTMAVGSPQQIIEKILYQHELFGHSRFMTQLDIGGLPYAKVAKAIELLATEVAPVVRREIAKKNSR; this is encoded by the coding sequence ATGAGTAACGAGGTAACCACAGCACCAGCATCCGATTTTGAATTCGGTATCTACACCTTAGGAGACATTGTAGCTGATTGTCATACCGGGAATAAGATCAGCCCGAAACAACGACTCGACGAAGTTGTAGCTGCGGCCAAGCTGGCGGATGAGGCGGGGCTTGATGTATTCGGTGTAGGTGAGCATCATCGTCTTGATTTTGCGATTTCTTCGGTTCCAGTCGTGCTGGCAGCCATCTCCCAGGTTACCCGCAGAATCAAGTTGACGAGCGCCACTACTGTATTAAGCACCATTGATCCCGTGCGCGTATTCGAGGATTTCGCCACACTTGATTTACTATCAGATGGCCGTGCAGAGATTATTGCTGGACGTGGTGCTTTTGTGGAATCTTTTCCGCTCTTTGGGTACGAACTTGAAGACTATCATCGACTATTCGCCGAGAATATTAATCTGCTTCTCGAGCTTAATAAGCATGAAATTATGAACTGGGAGGGTTCCTTCCGCTCATCCTTGAAGGATTCTGAGATTGCACCACGCCCTCTTCAGCAAAGCCTTCCTGTATGGATAGGTGTAGGTGGTTCTCCTGAAAGCGCGGAAAAAGCTGGGGTACTCGGGACTGGAATGGCCATCGCCATTCTTAGCGGTAGTCCAGAACCTTTCCAAGAGCTTGCTGCAACTTATCGACGCGCTGGAATTCAGGCGGGTCATGCCCCTGAATCTTTAAAGATTGCGATTACTAGCCACGGCTACATTGCCGAAACTTCACAGCAAGCGCTCGATGAATATTACCCATACTACTATAGTTATCGTAATTCCATCAGCCCAAAACCTGGTCAAGAATACAATGTATCTCGTGACGACTTTGGGCAATATGTATCTGCTGATAACACGATGGCTGTAGGTAGCCCGCAGCAAATTATTGAAAAAATCCTCTATCAGCATGAGCTGTTCGGCCATAGCCGCTTTATGACTCAGCTCGACATCGGCGGCCTTCCTTACGCCAAGGTAGCCAAAGCTATTGAACTATTGGCAACTGAGGTCGCCCCTGTCGTACGACGTGAGATTGCCAAGAAGAATAGCCGATAG
- a CDS encoding TIR domain-containing protein: MTKPKLFIGSSRESIRYARAIHEQLKRDAEVHPWYANAFRANEYTMEALERNLDESDFAVFVFSPDDVAKIRGKFYYVTRDNTGFEMGLFWARLRRNRVFCLVPDQVTARDDLIPGQNVEEYHLLSDLSGITALEYEMHHDNPTAAVDVSCGKIIDSVQGFGKFRDPVKDLEQLKMELRRKESILHFFWQYNSNVTISEDGEKYHALSEAIRNSFLPPKHCRVIGAAIWQAQEKEQLVQVGGNVGRGHSYSLTVTKGNEKQPSVVDAFLSSKWTFFQRTEVAEVYILCYPLGKKYVLSVHFSGSDGLSADDLKAVVANNQDLFRTINHLVGEDSA, from the coding sequence GTGACTAAACCAAAGCTATTCATTGGATCTTCCAGAGAATCCATACGTTATGCAAGAGCGATTCATGAGCAGCTGAAGAGGGATGCTGAAGTACATCCTTGGTATGCCAATGCCTTTCGAGCGAATGAATACACGATGGAGGCACTGGAGAGAAATTTGGATGAGAGCGATTTTGCCGTATTTGTGTTCTCGCCAGATGATGTCGCCAAAATACGCGGTAAATTTTATTATGTGACTCGTGATAATACGGGGTTTGAAATGGGATTGTTTTGGGCCAGATTACGGCGTAATCGCGTCTTTTGCTTAGTGCCGGATCAGGTGACTGCCCGCGACGATTTAATCCCTGGACAGAATGTTGAAGAATATCATCTGTTGTCCGATTTATCGGGAATTACAGCTTTAGAGTATGAGATGCACCATGATAATCCTACGGCTGCTGTGGATGTGAGCTGTGGTAAGATTATTGATAGTGTCCAGGGGTTTGGAAAATTCCGTGACCCGGTGAAAGATTTAGAGCAGCTAAAGATGGAATTAAGGCGCAAAGAAAGTATCCTTCATTTTTTTTGGCAATATAATAGTAATGTGACCATCTCTGAGGATGGAGAGAAGTATCACGCACTCAGTGAGGCGATCCGCAATTCTTTCTTACCTCCGAAGCATTGTCGTGTGATCGGTGCTGCGATTTGGCAGGCTCAAGAGAAAGAACAGCTTGTTCAGGTGGGAGGAAATGTCGGACGTGGGCACTCCTATTCCTTGACTGTTACGAAAGGGAATGAGAAGCAGCCTAGTGTGGTAGATGCATTTTTATCGAGCAAATGGACTTTTTTTCAACGCACGGAAGTTGCGGAGGTATATATCCTATGCTATCCTCTAGGTAAGAAGTATGTTCTTTCCGTACACTTTTCAGGGAGTGATGGATTATCTGCGGATGATCTTAAGGCGGTAGTTGCGAATAATCAGGATTTATTCCGTACCATCAATCATTTAGTAGGGGAGGATTCAGCATGA
- a CDS encoding N-acetylmuramoyl-L-alanine amidase, translating to MKKMIGVTLLAASLMGITASQPAEAKKAAVSYTAQVYANSLNVRNEPAKNATVVGSIKNGAKVTVTDEQHGWLKVKTGNTSGWVAGYYLKKVNNSSKQSGASGSSVASKPSTTSSTSTSALSSTTKVTVTADSLRVRSGPGTQYKVLGSLKAKDTAILLLRQNDWARIRTASGDIGWVAAQYIRSGTTPRSTSTTSSISHTGNLRGKLIVVDPGHGGSDPGMLGTTYNTMEKDLNLQTALYLRDALLAKGARVEMTRTREDQKPTLARRVQMSEDLRANAFVSIHYNSSPKKVSGTLTFFYSESDDLKLARAIETRLGQGIGLKSNGLSFGDYHILRENRIPATLVELGFLTNPTDESIVRKSSYQKKAAKAIAEGLADYFRN from the coding sequence ATGAAAAAAATGATAGGTGTCACATTGCTTGCAGCAAGCCTTATGGGTATAACAGCGTCACAGCCTGCTGAAGCTAAAAAGGCAGCAGTTAGTTATACCGCTCAGGTATACGCGAACTCTTTAAATGTACGCAATGAGCCGGCAAAGAATGCAACTGTTGTAGGATCTATTAAGAACGGAGCAAAAGTAACTGTGACCGATGAACAACACGGGTGGTTGAAGGTTAAGACGGGGAACACCTCTGGCTGGGTAGCCGGCTATTACCTTAAAAAGGTGAACAATAGCTCCAAGCAATCTGGCGCTTCTGGATCATCGGTAGCTTCCAAACCCAGCACTACTTCTTCCACCTCAACCAGCGCCTTGAGTAGTACCACAAAGGTTACAGTTACGGCAGATTCACTACGCGTTCGAAGCGGTCCAGGCACACAATATAAGGTACTCGGTTCTTTAAAAGCTAAGGATACAGCTATCCTCCTCCTTCGTCAGAACGATTGGGCACGAATTCGAACAGCTAGCGGTGACATCGGTTGGGTCGCAGCACAATACATCCGATCTGGAACCACGCCAAGAAGCACAAGCACTACAAGCAGCATTTCGCACACAGGAAATTTACGAGGAAAATTAATCGTCGTAGATCCCGGTCATGGCGGCAGTGATCCGGGAATGCTCGGCACTACATATAACACCATGGAGAAGGATTTGAACCTGCAAACCGCACTTTATCTCCGCGATGCCCTTTTAGCTAAAGGTGCACGGGTTGAGATGACACGTACCCGGGAGGATCAGAAGCCTACGCTCGCACGGCGTGTTCAGATGAGTGAGGACCTGCGTGCAAATGCATTTGTAAGCATTCATTATAATTCCTCTCCGAAAAAAGTATCTGGGACACTAACCTTCTTTTACTCCGAGTCCGATGATCTAAAGCTGGCACGGGCGATTGAAACCCGGCTGGGACAAGGCATCGGTCTAAAGAGCAATGGGTTATCCTTTGGTGATTATCACATCCTAAGGGAGAATCGAATTCCAGCTACCTTAGTTGAACTCGGATTTCTTACCAACCCTACAGATGAGTCAATTGTCCGTAAATCCTCCTATCAGAAAAAAGCAGCCAAGGCTATCGCCGAAGGATTGGCAGACTACTTCAGAAACTAG